The Plectropomus leopardus isolate mb chromosome 2, YSFRI_Pleo_2.0, whole genome shotgun sequence genome has a window encoding:
- the pmela gene encoding premelanosome protein a: protein MRTLALLLLGLAFTCATATKPRSQFTRYRSWNSRMYPVWKDGDPRFRNCWFGGEVTFDLKSDAPTLTGAKATFNINLNFPPNQTTLTDGQVVWAQNCTINGQQYQAGQAVYPDQDTQSTGVFPDGTLFNRSQNRKPRYVFVWKTWGRYWQVADGPSSSLSIGTDNIPLGSYNMEVVIYHCRGQDKFIPLGYASTVFTITDQVPFTISLAQVNDVNQNDQNFIQNRAIAFSVKLHDPSQYLNNADISFSWDFGDSTGTLISRDLTVTHTYLTAGTFKPQVVLMASIPNGCGNPTAVVPIDGSAAPAVVVMASTPAAVPAAPAEGGDAIALDVPAEGGEVVIETDADAAAADTAVADADTAAPDVAADADTAAADVAADADTAADVAADADIATADAAADVDTAAADAVDADAAAAADTAAEDAAAAAADTAVEDAAAADTAAADAANADTAAADTAAEDAAAADTAAADTAAEDAAAADAAADATAADETALVTDATEENAPVIDAAASIAPVAEGEAAVEDAGAVTVAPAAEVPVAEEADVAADAEAEAPADNVAVPAATEATAVEEAAPADNTEAEAQATENEVAATAAAAEEAVAAEGEVQAEDPAQVALVVAKRQAPELTADCMVYRYGSLATSVDVVQGIESVEIVEVSNVVAMVTELDQNAVDLTITCQGSLPNEVCTVISDADCITPVETVCNAATPSPDCQMILRQFFNDSGVFCINVSLTNDVSLAVASARVSVTVASGGSPAGTAATVLGVMVLACVVCCIGLMYRRFKQYQPLREDHADSHGGSSVVTSIPLLLWNLLSRQSPGESRPLLQGRIV from the exons ATGAGGACTctggcactgctgctgctgggtttGGCTTTTACATGTGCCACTGCCacaa AGCCCAGAAGTCAGTTCACGCGTTACCGCTCATGGAACTCACGGATGTATCCCGTGTGGAAAGATGGAGACCCAAGATTCAGGAACTGCTGGTTTG GTGGTGAAGTAACTTTTGATCTAAAAAGTGATGCACCAACTCTGACTGGAGCAAAAGCAACCTTCaatattaatcttaatttcCCACCTAATCAGACAACACTCACTGATGGGCAGGTGGTCTGGGCGCAAAACTGCACCATCAACG GACAACAGTACCAGGCGGGTCAGGCTGTGTATCCTGACCAGGACACCCAGTCGACTGGAGTTTTCCCTGACGGGACACTGTTCAACAGGAGCCAGAACAGGAAACCCCGCTACGTGTTTGTGTGGAAGACATGGG GGCGTTACTGGCAGGTGGCAGACGGACCATCCTCCTCTCTCAGTATCGGTACAGACAACATCCCCCTGGGCTCCTACAACATGGAGGTTGTCATCTATCATTGCCGTGGCCAAGACAAGTTCATCCCTCTCGGCTATGCCTCCACAGTCTTCACCATCACAG ACCAGGTTCCCTTCACCATATCGCTCGCCCAAGTCAATGATGTGAACCAGAATGACCAGAACTTCATCCAGAACCGAGCCATTGCTTTCAGTGTCAAGCTCCATGATCCCAGCCAGTATCTCAACAACGCTGACATCAGCTTCAGCTGGGACTTTGGTGACAGCACTGGTACTCTGATCTCCAGAGAcctcactgtcacacacacatacctcaCAGCTGGGACCTTCAAACCTCAGGTGGTCCTGATGGCAAGCATCCCCAACGGCTGCGGAAATCCTACTGCTG TTGTTCCTATTGATGGCTCTGCTGCTCCAGCAGTGGTTGTGATGGCCTCAACCCCTGCTGCTGTTCCAGCAGCACCAGCTGAGGGAGGAGATGCAATTGCTCTGGATGTTCCTGCAGAAGGTGGAGAAGTAGTCATTGAGACAGAtgcagatgctgctgctgctgatacaGCTGTTGCAGACGCAGATACAGCTGCTCCAGATGTGGCTGCTGATGCCgatacagctgctgcagatgttgctgctgatgccGATACAGCTGcagatgttgctgctgatgctgatatagctactgcagatgctgctgctgatgttgatacagctgctgcagatgctGTTGATGCTG atgctgctgctgccgctgatACAGCTGCtgaagatgctgctgctgctgctgctgatacaGCTGTtgaagatgctgctgctgctgatacagctgctgcagatgctGCTAATGCTGATACAGCTGCTGCTGATACAGCTGCtgaagatgctgctgctgctgatacaGCTGCTGCTGATACAGCTGCtgaagatgctgctgctgcagatgcaGCTGCCGATGCAACTGCTGCCGATGAAACTGCATTGGTTACAGATGCAACTGAAGAAAATGCGCCTGTGATTGACGCTGCTGCCTCAATTGCACCTGTTGCAGAAGGAGAAGCTGCAGTTGAGGATGCTGGCGCTGTCACTGTTGCTCCTGCAGCAGAAGTACCTGTAGCAGAAGAAGCTGATGTGGCTGCTGATGCTGAAGCAGAAGCCCCTGCTGATAATGTTGCAGTCCCTGCTGCCACTGAGGCCACAGCTGTAGAAGAGGCAGCGCCAGCCGATAATACCGAGGCTGAAGCACAGGCAACTGAAAATGAAGTTGCAgcgactgcagctgctgccg AAGAGGCAGTTGCAGCTGAAGGTGAAGTTCAAGCAGAGGATCCAGCACAGGTTGCCCTTGTTGTGGCTAAAAGACAAGCACCAGAGCTGACAGCTGACTGCATGGTCTACCGTTATGGCTCCCTCGCCACCTCTGTAGATGTTGTCC AGGGTATTGAAAGTGTAGAGATTGTAGAGGTATCCAATGTTGTGGCAATGGTGACTGAGTTGGATCAGAATGCTGTGGACCTCACCATTACCTGCCAGGGAAG TCTGCCAAATGAGGTCTGCACAGTCATTTCGGATGCTGACTGTATCACACCGGTGGAAACAGTCTGTAATGCAGCTACACCCTCTCCAGACTGTCAAATGATCCTTCGTCAGTTCTTTAATGACTCCGGAGTATTTTGCATCAATGTCTCCTTGACCAATGATGTCAGTCTTGCTGTGGCAAGTGCTAGAGTCAGTGTAACAGTAG CTTCTGGTGGCTCCCCAGCTGGAACTGCAGCTACAGTCCTGGGCGTTATGGTTCTCGCCTGTGTTGTCTGTTGCATTGGTTTGATGTACAG GCGGTTCAAGCAGTACCAGCCATTAAGAGAGGACCATGCTGACAGTCATGGAGGCAGCTCAGTGGTAACATCAATACCTTTGTTGTTGTGGAACTTGTTGAGCCGACAGTCACCAGGAGAGAGTCGTCCACTGCTTCAGGGGAGGATTGTATGA